A region of Arabidopsis thaliana chromosome 5, partial sequence DNA encodes the following proteins:
- a CDS encoding DEAD box RNA helicase family protein has translation MLFFQEFGMAATASAIRYAPEDPNLPKPWKGLVDSRTGYLYFWNPETNVTQYERPASSAPPKLAAIPVSSSVQTNQQSSSGFNSGKEDDKYGRGSDGPKSDSGSRFNEAGRTGPISSNDAASGLGNASSGGSSARGPPSSAAGNELSPEAYCRKHEITVSGGQVPPPLMSFEATGLPNELLREVYSAGFSAPSPIQAQSWPIAMQNRDIVAIAKTGSGKTLGYLIPGFMHLQRIHNDSRMGPTILVLSPTRELATQIQVEALKFGKSSKISCACLYGGAPKGPQLKEIERGVDIVVATPGRLNDILEMKRISLHQVSYLVLDEADRMLDMGFEPQIRKIVNEVPTKRQTLMYTATWPKEVRKIAADLLVNPAQVNIGNVDELVANKSITQTIEVLAPMEKHSRLEQILRSQEPGSKIIIFCSTKRMCDQLARNLTRTFGAAAIHGDKSQAERDDVLNQFRSGRTPVLVATDVAARGLDVKDIRVVVNYDFPNGVEDYVHRIGRTGRAGATGLAYTFFGDQDAKHASDLIKILEGANQKVPPQVREMATRGGGGMNKFRRWGTPSSGGGGGRGGYGDSGYGGRGESGYGSRGDSGYGGRGDSGGRGSWAPSRDSGSSGWGRERSRSPERFRGGPPSTSSPPRSFHEAMMMKNR, from the exons ATGTTGTTCTTCCAGGAATTTGGTATGGCTGCTACTGCTTCTGCAATTCGTTACGCTCCTGAGGATCCGAATCTCCCTAAGCCATGGAAAGGTCTTGTGGATAGTAGAACTGGGTACCTCTACTTTTGGAATCCAGAAACCAATGTTACTCAGTACGAGAGACCGGCTTCTTCCGCTCCTCCCAAGCTTGCTGCTATTCCCGTAAGCTCTTCGGTTCAGACTAATCAGCAATCTTCTTCTGGATTTAACTCTGGCAAGGAAGATGATAAGTATGGTAGGGGCAGTGATGGGCCTAAGTCTGACTCTGGATCAAGGTTTAATGAG GCTGGAAGAACTGGACCTATATCTTCTAATGATGCTGCTAGTGGACTAGGGAATGCTTCATCTGGTGGCTCATCTGCCAGAGGGCCTCCTTCTTCAGCCGCAGGAAATGAATTGTCCCCAGAGGCCTATTGCCGCAAACATGAAATTACTGTCAGT GGAGGCCAAGTACCACCACCTCTAATGTCTTTTGAAGCCACTGGTCTTCCCAATGAGCTTCTGCGGGAG GTATACAGTGCAGGATTCTCAGCTCCATCTCCAATTCAAGCTCAGTCATGGCCAATTGCGATGCAAAACAGAGACATAGTAGCCATTGCTAAAACAGGCTCGGGAAAAACTTTGGGTTACTTGATTCCTGGTTTCATGCATCTCCAACGGATCCACAATGATTCACGAATGGGCCCAACGATCTTGGTCTTGTCCCCTACTAGGGAGTTGGCCACACAAATCCAAGTTGAAGCTCTGAAATTTGGCAAGTCATCTAAAATTTCGTGTGCG TGTTTGTATGGTGGAGCACCCAAGGGTCCTCAGCTGAAGGAAATAGAAAGAGGTGTAGATATTGTTGTTGCAACTCCCGGGCGACTGAATGATATCCTTGAAATGAAGAGAATCAGTCTGCATCAAGTATCTTACCTTGTGCTGGACGAGGCAGATAGAATGCTGGACATGGGGTTCGAACCTCAGATCAGAAAAATTGTGAATGAGGTTCCCACTAAGCGTCAAACCCTCATGTACACTGCAACATGGCCAAAGGAGGTGAGGAAAATCGCAGCTGATCTTCTTGTTAACCCTGCCCAGGTCAATATTGGTAATGTTGATGAGCTTGTGGCGAACAAGTCCATTACTCAG ACTATTGAAGTCTTAGCACCGATGGAGAAACATAGTAGGTTAGAGCAGATATTGCGCTCTCAGGAACCGGGTTCCAAGATTATAATTTTCTGTTCAACCAAAAGGATGTGTGATCAACTGGCAAGGAACCTGACCCGTACGTTTGGAGCTGCTGCTATACATGGAGACAAGTCGCAGGCTGAGAGAGACGACGTACTGAATCAATTTAGAAGTGGTAGGACTCCTGTTCTTGTTGCAACTGATGTAGCTGCTCGTGGACTTGACGTTAAGGACATAAG GGTGGTGGTCAACTATGATTTTCCAAATGGAGTAGAGGATTATGTCCATAGAATTGGAAGAACTGGAAGAGCTGGAGCAACCGGTCTAGCTTACACCTTCTTTGGAGACCAAGATGCAAAACATGCTTCAGATCTGATCAAGATCTTGGAAGGAGCAAACCAGAAAGTTCCTCCACAGGTCCGCGAAATGGCTACacgtggtggtggtggaatgAACAAATTTCGTCGCTGGGGTACACCTTccagtggtggtggtggcggccGTGGTGGCTATGGTGATTCTGGTTATGGTGGTCGTGGTGAGTCTGGCTATGGTAGTCGTGGTGATTCTGGTTATGGTGGTCGTGGTGATTCTGGTGGTAGAGGAAGCTGGGCTCCTTCACGTGACAG TGGCAGCTCAGGAtggggaagagagagaagccGTAGTCCTGAGAGATTCAGAGGAGGTCCACCGTCCACTTCATCTCCGCCTCGCAGCTTTCATGaggcgatgatgatgaaaaatagATAA
- a CDS encoding DEAD box RNA helicase family protein (DEAD box RNA helicase family protein; FUNCTIONS IN: helicase activity, ATP-dependent helicase activity, ATP binding, nucleic acid binding; LOCATED IN: cellular_component unknown; EXPRESSED IN: 21 plant structures; EXPRESSED DURING: 12 growth stages; CONTAINS InterPro DOMAIN/s: DNA/RNA helicase, DEAD/DEAH box type, N-terminal (InterPro:IPR011545), RNA helicase, DEAD-box type, Q motif (InterPro:IPR014014), RNA helicase, ATP-dependent, DEAD-box, conserved site (InterPro:IPR000629), WW/Rsp5/WWP (InterPro:IPR001202), DEAD-like helicase, N-terminal (InterPro:IPR014001), DNA/RNA helicase, C-terminal (InterPro:IPR001650), Helicase, superfamily 1/2, ATP-binding domain (InterPro:IPR014021); BEST Arabidopsis thaliana protein match is: DEAD box RNA helicase 1 (TAIR:AT3G01540.4).), with product MAATASAIRYAPEDPNLPKPWKGLVDSRTGYLYFWNPETNVTQYERPASSAPPKLAAIPVSSSVQTNQQSSSGFNSGKEDDKYGRGSDGPKSDSGSRFNEAGRTGPISSNDAASGLGNASSGGSSARGPPSSAAGNELSPEAYCRKHEITVSGGQVPPPLMSFEATGLPNELLREVYSAGFSAPSPIQAQSWPIAMQNRDIVAIAKTGSGKTLGYLIPGFMHLQRIHNDSRMGPTILVLSPTRELATQIQVEALKFGKSSKISCACLYGGAPKGPQLKEIERGVDIVVATPGRLNDILEMKRISLHQVSYLVLDEADRMLDMGFEPQIRKIVNEVPTKRQTLMYTATWPKEVRKIAADLLVNPAQVNIGNVDELVANKSITQTIEVLAPMEKHSRLEQILRSQEPGSKIIIFCSTKRMCDQLARNLTRTFGAAAIHGDKSQAERDDVLNQFRSGRTPVLVATDVAARGLDVKDIRVVVNYDFPNGVEDYVHRIGRTGRAGATGLAYTFFGDQDAKHASDLIKILEGANQKVPPQVREMATRGGGGMNKFRRWGTPSSGGGGGRGGYGDSGYGGRGESGYGSRGDSGYGGRGDSGGRGSWAPSRDSSGSSGWGRERSRSPERFRGGPPSTSSPPRSFHEAMMMKNR from the exons ATGGCTGCTACTGCTTCTGCAATTCGTTACGCTCCTGAGGATCCGAATCTCCCTAAGCCATGGAAAGGTCTTGTGGATAGTAGAACTGGGTACCTCTACTTTTGGAATCCAGAAACCAATGTTACTCAGTACGAGAGACCGGCTTCTTCCGCTCCTCCCAAGCTTGCTGCTATTCCCGTAAGCTCTTCGGTTCAGACTAATCAGCAATCTTCTTCTGGATTTAACTCTGGCAAGGAAGATGATAAGTATGGTAGGGGCAGTGATGGGCCTAAGTCTGACTCTGGATCAAGGTTTAATGAG GCTGGAAGAACTGGACCTATATCTTCTAATGATGCTGCTAGTGGACTAGGGAATGCTTCATCTGGTGGCTCATCTGCCAGAGGGCCTCCTTCTTCAGCCGCAGGAAATGAATTGTCCCCAGAGGCCTATTGCCGCAAACATGAAATTACTGTCAGT GGAGGCCAAGTACCACCACCTCTAATGTCTTTTGAAGCCACTGGTCTTCCCAATGAGCTTCTGCGGGAG GTATACAGTGCAGGATTCTCAGCTCCATCTCCAATTCAAGCTCAGTCATGGCCAATTGCGATGCAAAACAGAGACATAGTAGCCATTGCTAAAACAGGCTCGGGAAAAACTTTGGGTTACTTGATTCCTGGTTTCATGCATCTCCAACGGATCCACAATGATTCACGAATGGGCCCAACGATCTTGGTCTTGTCCCCTACTAGGGAGTTGGCCACACAAATCCAAGTTGAAGCTCTGAAATTTGGCAAGTCATCTAAAATTTCGTGTGCG TGTTTGTATGGTGGAGCACCCAAGGGTCCTCAGCTGAAGGAAATAGAAAGAGGTGTAGATATTGTTGTTGCAACTCCCGGGCGACTGAATGATATCCTTGAAATGAAGAGAATCAGTCTGCATCAAGTATCTTACCTTGTGCTGGACGAGGCAGATAGAATGCTGGACATGGGGTTCGAACCTCAGATCAGAAAAATTGTGAATGAGGTTCCCACTAAGCGTCAAACCCTCATGTACACTGCAACATGGCCAAAGGAGGTGAGGAAAATCGCAGCTGATCTTCTTGTTAACCCTGCCCAGGTCAATATTGGTAATGTTGATGAGCTTGTGGCGAACAAGTCCATTACTCAG ACTATTGAAGTCTTAGCACCGATGGAGAAACATAGTAGGTTAGAGCAGATATTGCGCTCTCAGGAACCGGGTTCCAAGATTATAATTTTCTGTTCAACCAAAAGGATGTGTGATCAACTGGCAAGGAACCTGACCCGTACGTTTGGAGCTGCTGCTATACATGGAGACAAGTCGCAGGCTGAGAGAGACGACGTACTGAATCAATTTAGAAGTGGTAGGACTCCTGTTCTTGTTGCAACTGATGTAGCTGCTCGTGGACTTGACGTTAAGGACATAAG GGTGGTGGTCAACTATGATTTTCCAAATGGAGTAGAGGATTATGTCCATAGAATTGGAAGAACTGGAAGAGCTGGAGCAACCGGTCTAGCTTACACCTTCTTTGGAGACCAAGATGCAAAACATGCTTCAGATCTGATCAAGATCTTGGAAGGAGCAAACCAGAAAGTTCCTCCACAGGTCCGCGAAATGGCTACacgtggtggtggtggaatgAACAAATTTCGTCGCTGGGGTACACCTTccagtggtggtggtggcggccGTGGTGGCTATGGTGATTCTGGTTATGGTGGTCGTGGTGAGTCTGGCTATGGTAGTCGTGGTGATTCTGGTTATGGTGGTCGTGGTGATTCTGGTGGTAGAGGAAGCTGGGCTCCTTCACGTGACAG CAGTGGCAGCTCAGGAtggggaagagagagaagccGTAGTCCTGAGAGATTCAGAGGAGGTCCACCGTCCACTTCATCTCCGCCTCGCAGCTTTCATGaggcgatgatgatgaaaaatagATAA
- a CDS encoding DEAD box RNA helicase family protein (DEAD box RNA helicase family protein; FUNCTIONS IN: helicase activity, nucleic acid binding, ATP binding, ATP-dependent helicase activity; LOCATED IN: cellular_component unknown; EXPRESSED IN: 22 plant structures; EXPRESSED DURING: 12 growth stages; CONTAINS InterPro DOMAIN/s: RNA helicase, DEAD-box type, Q motif (InterPro:IPR014014), DNA/RNA helicase, DEAD/DEAH box type, N-terminal (InterPro:IPR011545), RNA helicase, ATP-dependent, DEAD-box, conserved site (InterPro:IPR000629), WW/Rsp5/WWP (InterPro:IPR001202), DEAD-like helicase, N-terminal (InterPro:IPR014001), DNA/RNA helicase, C-terminal (InterPro:IPR001650), Helicase, superfamily 1/2, ATP-binding domain (InterPro:IPR014021); BEST Arabidopsis thaliana protein match is: DEAD box RNA helicase 1 (TAIR:AT3G01540.1); Has 72370 Blast hits to 57752 proteins in 3325 species: Archae - 968; Bacteria - 36637; Metazoa - 12013; Fungi - 6274; Plants - 5549; Viruses - 294; Other Eukaryotes - 10635 (source: NCBI BLink).), whose product MAATASAIRYAPEDPNLPKPWKGLVDSRTGYLYFWNPETNVTQYERPASSAPPKLAAIPVSSSVQTNQQSSSGFNSGKEDDKYGRGSDGPKSDSGSRFNEAGRTGPISSNDAASGLGNASSGGSSARGPPSSAAGNELSPEAYCRKHEITVSGGQVPPPLMSFEATGLPNELLRECPNFMPYALSFVPGAIFALGGANVVRCATSLGFLQIIWSALFGGPNFLRCPPAAGFNSYLVLPANGRMVYSAGFSAPSPIQAQSWPIAMQNRDIVAIAKTGSGKTLGYLIPGFMHLQRIHNDSRMGPTILVLSPTRELATQIQVEALKFGKSSKISCACLYGGAPKGPQLKEIERGVDIVVATPGRLNDILEMKRISLHQVSYLVLDEADRMLDMGFEPQIRKIVNEVPTKRQTLMYTATWPKEVRKIAADLLVNPAQVNIGNVDELVANKSITQTIEVLAPMEKHSRLEQILRSQEPGSKIIIFCSTKRMCDQLARNLTRTFGAAAIHGDKSQAERDDVLNQFRSGRTPVLVATDVAARGLDVKDIRVVVNYDFPNGVEDYVHRIGRTGRAGATGLAYTFFGDQDAKHASDLIKILEGANQKVPPQVREMATRGGGGMNKFRRWGTPSSGGGGGRGGYGDSGYGGRGESGYGSRGDSGYGGRGDSGGRGSWAPSRDSGSSGWGRERSRSPERFRGGPPSTSSPPRSFHEAMMMKNR is encoded by the exons ATGGCTGCTACTGCTTCTGCAATTCGTTACGCTCCTGAGGATCCGAATCTCCCTAAGCCATGGAAAGGTCTTGTGGATAGTAGAACTGGGTACCTCTACTTTTGGAATCCAGAAACCAATGTTACTCAGTACGAGAGACCGGCTTCTTCCGCTCCTCCCAAGCTTGCTGCTATTCCCGTAAGCTCTTCGGTTCAGACTAATCAGCAATCTTCTTCTGGATTTAACTCTGGCAAGGAAGATGATAAGTATGGTAGGGGCAGTGATGGGCCTAAGTCTGACTCTGGATCAAGGTTTAATGAG GCTGGAAGAACTGGACCTATATCTTCTAATGATGCTGCTAGTGGACTAGGGAATGCTTCATCTGGTGGCTCATCTGCCAGAGGGCCTCCTTCTTCAGCCGCAGGAAATGAATTGTCCCCAGAGGCCTATTGCCGCAAACATGAAATTACTGTCAGT GGAGGCCAAGTACCACCACCTCTAATGTCTTTTGAAGCCACTGGTCTTCCCAATGAGCTTCTGCGGGAG TGTCCCAATTTTATGCCATATGCGCTCTCTTTTGTCCCAGGTGCGATATTTGCTCTTGGAGGAGCTAATGTCGTACGCTGTGCCACTTCTTTGGGGTTCTTGCAAATTATTTGGAGTGCCCTTTTTGGTGGACCAAATTTTTTG AGGTGTCCTCCTGCTGCAGGTTTCAACAGCTATCTTGTGTTGCCTGCAAACGGGAGGATG GTATACAGTGCAGGATTCTCAGCTCCATCTCCAATTCAAGCTCAGTCATGGCCAATTGCGATGCAAAACAGAGACATAGTAGCCATTGCTAAAACAGGCTCGGGAAAAACTTTGGGTTACTTGATTCCTGGTTTCATGCATCTCCAACGGATCCACAATGATTCACGAATGGGCCCAACGATCTTGGTCTTGTCCCCTACTAGGGAGTTGGCCACACAAATCCAAGTTGAAGCTCTGAAATTTGGCAAGTCATCTAAAATTTCGTGTGCG TGTTTGTATGGTGGAGCACCCAAGGGTCCTCAGCTGAAGGAAATAGAAAGAGGTGTAGATATTGTTGTTGCAACTCCCGGGCGACTGAATGATATCCTTGAAATGAAGAGAATCAGTCTGCATCAAGTATCTTACCTTGTGCTGGACGAGGCAGATAGAATGCTGGACATGGGGTTCGAACCTCAGATCAGAAAAATTGTGAATGAGGTTCCCACTAAGCGTCAAACCCTCATGTACACTGCAACATGGCCAAAGGAGGTGAGGAAAATCGCAGCTGATCTTCTTGTTAACCCTGCCCAGGTCAATATTGGTAATGTTGATGAGCTTGTGGCGAACAAGTCCATTACTCAG ACTATTGAAGTCTTAGCACCGATGGAGAAACATAGTAGGTTAGAGCAGATATTGCGCTCTCAGGAACCGGGTTCCAAGATTATAATTTTCTGTTCAACCAAAAGGATGTGTGATCAACTGGCAAGGAACCTGACCCGTACGTTTGGAGCTGCTGCTATACATGGAGACAAGTCGCAGGCTGAGAGAGACGACGTACTGAATCAATTTAGAAGTGGTAGGACTCCTGTTCTTGTTGCAACTGATGTAGCTGCTCGTGGACTTGACGTTAAGGACATAAG GGTGGTGGTCAACTATGATTTTCCAAATGGAGTAGAGGATTATGTCCATAGAATTGGAAGAACTGGAAGAGCTGGAGCAACCGGTCTAGCTTACACCTTCTTTGGAGACCAAGATGCAAAACATGCTTCAGATCTGATCAAGATCTTGGAAGGAGCAAACCAGAAAGTTCCTCCACAGGTCCGCGAAATGGCTACacgtggtggtggtggaatgAACAAATTTCGTCGCTGGGGTACACCTTccagtggtggtggtggcggccGTGGTGGCTATGGTGATTCTGGTTATGGTGGTCGTGGTGAGTCTGGCTATGGTAGTCGTGGTGATTCTGGTTATGGTGGTCGTGGTGATTCTGGTGGTAGAGGAAGCTGGGCTCCTTCACGTGACAG TGGCAGCTCAGGAtggggaagagagagaagccGTAGTCCTGAGAGATTCAGAGGAGGTCCACCGTCCACTTCATCTCCGCCTCGCAGCTTTCATGaggcgatgatgatgaaaaatagATAA
- a CDS encoding DEAD box RNA helicase family protein, producing the protein MLFFQEFGMAATASAIRYAPEDPNLPKPWKGLVDSRTGYLYFWNPETNVTQYERPASSAPPKLAAIPVSSSVQTNQQSSSGFNSGKEDDKYGRGSDGPKSDSGSRFNEAGRTGPISSNDAASGLGNASSGGSSARGPPSSAAGNELSPEAYCRKHEITVSGGQVPPPLMSFEATGLPNELLREVYSAGFSAPSPIQAQSWPIAMQNRDIVAIAKTGSGKTLGYLIPGFMHLQRIHNDSRMGPTILVLSPTRELATQIQVEALKFGKSSKISCACLYGGAPKGPQLKEIERGVDIVVATPGRLNDILEMKRISLHQVSYLVLDEADRMLDMGFEPQIRKIVNEVPTKRQTLMYTATWPKEVRKIAADLLVNPAQVNIGNVDELVANKSITQTIEVLAPMEKHSRLEQILRSQEPGSKIIIFCSTKRMCDQLARNLTRTFGAAAIHGDKSQAERDDVLNQFRSGRTPVLVATDVAARGLDVKDIRYEYDSSFKFNHQNYRSI; encoded by the exons ATGTTGTTCTTCCAGGAATTTGGTATGGCTGCTACTGCTTCTGCAATTCGTTACGCTCCTGAGGATCCGAATCTCCCTAAGCCATGGAAAGGTCTTGTGGATAGTAGAACTGGGTACCTCTACTTTTGGAATCCAGAAACCAATGTTACTCAGTACGAGAGACCGGCTTCTTCCGCTCCTCCCAAGCTTGCTGCTATTCCCGTAAGCTCTTCGGTTCAGACTAATCAGCAATCTTCTTCTGGATTTAACTCTGGCAAGGAAGATGATAAGTATGGTAGGGGCAGTGATGGGCCTAAGTCTGACTCTGGATCAAGGTTTAATGAG GCTGGAAGAACTGGACCTATATCTTCTAATGATGCTGCTAGTGGACTAGGGAATGCTTCATCTGGTGGCTCATCTGCCAGAGGGCCTCCTTCTTCAGCCGCAGGAAATGAATTGTCCCCAGAGGCCTATTGCCGCAAACATGAAATTACTGTCAGT GGAGGCCAAGTACCACCACCTCTAATGTCTTTTGAAGCCACTGGTCTTCCCAATGAGCTTCTGCGGGAG GTATACAGTGCAGGATTCTCAGCTCCATCTCCAATTCAAGCTCAGTCATGGCCAATTGCGATGCAAAACAGAGACATAGTAGCCATTGCTAAAACAGGCTCGGGAAAAACTTTGGGTTACTTGATTCCTGGTTTCATGCATCTCCAACGGATCCACAATGATTCACGAATGGGCCCAACGATCTTGGTCTTGTCCCCTACTAGGGAGTTGGCCACACAAATCCAAGTTGAAGCTCTGAAATTTGGCAAGTCATCTAAAATTTCGTGTGCG TGTTTGTATGGTGGAGCACCCAAGGGTCCTCAGCTGAAGGAAATAGAAAGAGGTGTAGATATTGTTGTTGCAACTCCCGGGCGACTGAATGATATCCTTGAAATGAAGAGAATCAGTCTGCATCAAGTATCTTACCTTGTGCTGGACGAGGCAGATAGAATGCTGGACATGGGGTTCGAACCTCAGATCAGAAAAATTGTGAATGAGGTTCCCACTAAGCGTCAAACCCTCATGTACACTGCAACATGGCCAAAGGAGGTGAGGAAAATCGCAGCTGATCTTCTTGTTAACCCTGCCCAGGTCAATATTGGTAATGTTGATGAGCTTGTGGCGAACAAGTCCATTACTCAG ACTATTGAAGTCTTAGCACCGATGGAGAAACATAGTAGGTTAGAGCAGATATTGCGCTCTCAGGAACCGGGTTCCAAGATTATAATTTTCTGTTCAACCAAAAGGATGTGTGATCAACTGGCAAGGAACCTGACCCGTACGTTTGGAGCTGCTGCTATACATGGAGACAAGTCGCAGGCTGAGAGAGACGACGTACTGAATCAATTTAGAAGTGGTAGGACTCCTGTTCTTGTTGCAACTGATGTAGCTGCTCGTGGACTTGACGTTAAGGACATAAGGTATGAATATGATTCCAGTTTCAAATTCAACCATCAGAATTATAGAAGCATATGA
- a CDS encoding DEAD box RNA helicase family protein, with protein sequence MAATASAIRYAPEDPNLPKPWKGLVDSRTGYLYFWNPETNVTQYERPASSAPPKLAAIPVSSSVQTNQQSSSGFNSGKEDDKYGRGSDGPKSDSGSRFNEAGRTGPISSNDAASGLGNASSGGSSARGPPSSAAGNELSPEAYCRKHEITVSGGQVPPPLMSFEATGLPNELLREVYSAGFSAPSPIQAQSWPIAMQNRDIVAIAKTGSGKTLGYLIPGFMHLQRIHNDSRMGPTILVLSPTRELATQIQVEALKFGKSSKISCACLYGGAPKGPQLKEIERGVDIVVATPGRLNDILEMKRISLHQVSYLVLDEADRMLDMGFEPQIRKIVNEVPTKRQTLMYTATWPKEVRKIAADLLVNPAQVNIGNVDELVANKSITQTIEVLAPMEKHSRLEQILRSQEPGSKIIIFCSTKRMCDQLARNLTRTFGAAAIHGDKSQAERDDVLNQFRSGRTPVLVATDVAARGLDVKDIRVVVNYDFPNGVEDYVHRIGRTGRAGATGLAYTFFGDQDAKHASDLIKILEGANQKVPPQVREMATRGGGGMNKFRRWGTPSSGGGGGRGGYGDSGYGGRGESGYGSRGDSGYGGRGDSGGRGSWAPSRDSGSSGWGRERSRSPERFRGGPPSTSSPPRSFHEAMMMKNR encoded by the exons ATGGCTGCTACTGCTTCTGCAATTCGTTACGCTCCTGAGGATCCGAATCTCCCTAAGCCATGGAAAGGTCTTGTGGATAGTAGAACTGGGTACCTCTACTTTTGGAATCCAGAAACCAATGTTACTCAGTACGAGAGACCGGCTTCTTCCGCTCCTCCCAAGCTTGCTGCTATTCCCGTAAGCTCTTCGGTTCAGACTAATCAGCAATCTTCTTCTGGATTTAACTCTGGCAAGGAAGATGATAAGTATGGTAGGGGCAGTGATGGGCCTAAGTCTGACTCTGGATCAAGGTTTAATGAG GCTGGAAGAACTGGACCTATATCTTCTAATGATGCTGCTAGTGGACTAGGGAATGCTTCATCTGGTGGCTCATCTGCCAGAGGGCCTCCTTCTTCAGCCGCAGGAAATGAATTGTCCCCAGAGGCCTATTGCCGCAAACATGAAATTACTGTCAGT GGAGGCCAAGTACCACCACCTCTAATGTCTTTTGAAGCCACTGGTCTTCCCAATGAGCTTCTGCGGGAG GTATACAGTGCAGGATTCTCAGCTCCATCTCCAATTCAAGCTCAGTCATGGCCAATTGCGATGCAAAACAGAGACATAGTAGCCATTGCTAAAACAGGCTCGGGAAAAACTTTGGGTTACTTGATTCCTGGTTTCATGCATCTCCAACGGATCCACAATGATTCACGAATGGGCCCAACGATCTTGGTCTTGTCCCCTACTAGGGAGTTGGCCACACAAATCCAAGTTGAAGCTCTGAAATTTGGCAAGTCATCTAAAATTTCGTGTGCG TGTTTGTATGGTGGAGCACCCAAGGGTCCTCAGCTGAAGGAAATAGAAAGAGGTGTAGATATTGTTGTTGCAACTCCCGGGCGACTGAATGATATCCTTGAAATGAAGAGAATCAGTCTGCATCAAGTATCTTACCTTGTGCTGGACGAGGCAGATAGAATGCTGGACATGGGGTTCGAACCTCAGATCAGAAAAATTGTGAATGAGGTTCCCACTAAGCGTCAAACCCTCATGTACACTGCAACATGGCCAAAGGAGGTGAGGAAAATCGCAGCTGATCTTCTTGTTAACCCTGCCCAGGTCAATATTGGTAATGTTGATGAGCTTGTGGCGAACAAGTCCATTACTCAG ACTATTGAAGTCTTAGCACCGATGGAGAAACATAGTAGGTTAGAGCAGATATTGCGCTCTCAGGAACCGGGTTCCAAGATTATAATTTTCTGTTCAACCAAAAGGATGTGTGATCAACTGGCAAGGAACCTGACCCGTACGTTTGGAGCTGCTGCTATACATGGAGACAAGTCGCAGGCTGAGAGAGACGACGTACTGAATCAATTTAGAAGTGGTAGGACTCCTGTTCTTGTTGCAACTGATGTAGCTGCTCGTGGACTTGACGTTAAGGACATAAG GGTGGTGGTCAACTATGATTTTCCAAATGGAGTAGAGGATTATGTCCATAGAATTGGAAGAACTGGAAGAGCTGGAGCAACCGGTCTAGCTTACACCTTCTTTGGAGACCAAGATGCAAAACATGCTTCAGATCTGATCAAGATCTTGGAAGGAGCAAACCAGAAAGTTCCTCCACAGGTCCGCGAAATGGCTACacgtggtggtggtggaatgAACAAATTTCGTCGCTGGGGTACACCTTccagtggtggtggtggcggccGTGGTGGCTATGGTGATTCTGGTTATGGTGGTCGTGGTGAGTCTGGCTATGGTAGTCGTGGTGATTCTGGTTATGGTGGTCGTGGTGATTCTGGTGGTAGAGGAAGCTGGGCTCCTTCACGTGACAG TGGCAGCTCAGGAtggggaagagagagaagccGTAGTCCTGAGAGATTCAGAGGAGGTCCACCGTCCACTTCATCTCCGCCTCGCAGCTTTCATGaggcgatgatgatgaaaaatagATAA